Below is a window of Herbiconiux aconitum DNA.
GCCGCCGAGCACGGTGAGGTGCACCGTGAGCCCGGCGTTGAAGGTGATGGCCTCGAAGACGTGACGCACCATGGCGCCCGTGAAGTGGCCGCCGATGAGGTGGAACTCGAACCCGGCCGGCTCCCCCGAGTGCACGAGGTAAGGGCGGCCCGAGATGTCGACCACGGCCTGCACGAGCGCCTCGTCGAGCGGCACGAGAGCGTCGCCGAAGCGCGAGATGCCCGTCTTCTCGCCCAGCGCCTGACGGATGGCCTGACCCAGCACGATCCCGACGTCTTCGACCGTGTGGTGCACGTCGATCTCGATGTCGCCTTTCGCCCGCACAGTGAGGTCGGTGAGGGAGTGTTTCGCGAACGCCGTGAGCAGGTGGTCGTAGAACGGCACCGACGTCTGGATGTCGGAGACGCCGGTTCCGTCGAGGTCGAGGGTGAGGTCGATCGACGACTCGCTCGTCTCCCGCTGGAGGTGGGCGGTGCGGGGTTCAGTCATGGCACGATCCTACCGAGAGGCCGTTCGACACTCTCCGCCGTCAGTTCGCGCATGGCGTCGAGGAACGCTGTGGTCTCGGCCTGTGTGCCCGCGCTCACCCGCAGGTGACCCGGGATGCTGAGGTTGCGGATGATGATGCCCCGCTCGATCAGCCGGTCGAACAGCCACTCCGGGTCGTCGACCCCGCCGAACAGCACGAAGTTCGAGGCGCTCGGCCACGGTGAGTAGCCCAGCGCGCTGAGGCCCTCGATGATGCGGTCGCGCTGGGCCTTGATGTCGTCGACCATCGCGAGCATCTCGGGGGCGTGGGCCAGGGCGGCAACGGCCGCCGCCTGGGTGAGTGCGGAGAGGTGGTAGGGCAGGCGCACAAGACGCAGGGCATCCGTCACCGCCGGGTCGGCCGCGAGGTAGCCGAGGCGGGCACCGGCGAAGGCGAAGGCTTTGCTCATGGTGCGGGAGACGATGAGACGCGGCCGCCCCTCGAGCAGGCTCAGTGCATCCGGTTCGTCGCTCGGCGTGAACTCGGCGTAGGCCTCGTCGACCACCACGATGCCGTCGGTCGCGTCGTATGCCGCCGCGATCGTATCGAGACCGAGCGCGGTTCCCGTGGGATTATTCGGCGAGCAGAAGAAGACGATGTCGGGATTCGTGCGCTCGATCCAGTCGACCGCGGTCTCGGGCGAGATCTCGAAGCCCTCGTCGCGCTCCCCCGCGATCCAGCGGGTGCCGGTGGCGGCGGCGATGATCGAGTGCATGGAGTAGGTGGGCGGGAAGCCGAGCACCGAACGGCCGGGCCCGCCGAAGGCCATCAGGATCTGCTGCAGCACTTCGTTGGAACCGTTGGCGGCCCAGATGTTGTCGCGCGTGAGGCCGGCACCGAGGTAGCCGGCGAGCGAGTCGCGCAGAGCGGTGAACTCGCGGTCGGGGTAGCGGTTGACGGTGAGCAGCTCGCGGGCGATGGACTCGATGATGTCGCGCGCCACGTCTTCGGGAATCGGATGGGTGTTCTCGTTGACGTTCAGTTCCACCGGCAGGTGCAGGTGCGGAGCGCCGTAGGGGCTGAGACCGCGGAGGTCGTCTCGAATGGGCAGATCATCGAGTGAAGTCACCCGAGGAATTCTACCGCCCGAGGTCGGCCGACTCGCCCCGTCGACCTTGACGGATCAGTTCGCCAAATCGACCGGAACGGCGATGCGCTGGCCCGGCTGCACCGAGGACTCGTGCAGCTGGTTGAGGCTCATGATCTCGGCGATCACGTCGCGCGGGTCGGCATCCGGCGCGATCGTCTCGGCGATGCCCCAGAGGCTCTGCCCGGCCTGGACCGTCAGGTAGTCGAAATCAGCCGATCCGGCGCTGCCCGTGGCGATGGCGGACCCACCGCTGAACATCGCGAGCAGGCCGAGCACGGTGATGGCGGGAAGAGCGATCACCACAGCGAGAACTTTGCGACCACGGGACGTGATGCGCAGCCGAGTGGCGTGTGCGGTTCCGAGAGGTGCTGCGTAGCTCATGATTCCTCCTGAGGGATTCGCACCGGCGCTCGGCCGGGAGCGCCGGTGCGAAGTTATGTTCCGAATGTATATTCGATTTTTCGTGTCGTCAAGTCGAAATGTCTTCGAGAATCAGCGACACACTCGAATTCATGTACGTTTTCGAGCAGTTCTCGGATACAGTTTCGACCAACAGGAGAACTCAATCACCAGCCACCGACATTGATGCGGTGAAGGCGATCAGATCGACCAGAAAGCAGGTAGACGTGGCGAACGATGCGGGCCGCACCCGGCGGCGAAAGAGCCTGAGCGACAAGCAGCTCGCCATCCTCGACGTCATCCAGCGCTCGGTGATCGCGCGGGGCTACCCGCCGAGCATGCGCGAGATCGGCGACGCCGTCGGGCTCTCCTCCCTGTCGAGCGTCACGCATCAGTTGAATCAGCTCGAGCTGAGCGGTTACCTCCGGCGCGATCCCAACCGGCCGCGCGCGATGGAGGTGCTGATCGACGTTCCGGGGTCGGATGCGAATCAGACCCCCGACATCGACTCCGCCCCACCCGTGGGCGACGCGACGCTCGTGCCGCTGGTCGGCCGCATCGCGGCAGGCATCCCGATCACCGCCGAGCAGCAGGTCGACGAGGTCTTCCCCCTCCCCCGCCAGCTCGTCGGCAACGGCGACCTCTTCATGTTGAAGGTGGTCGGCGAATCGATGATCGACGCGGCGATCTGCGACGGCGACTGGGTGGTCATCCGTCAGCAGAACACGGCAGAGAACGGCGACATCGTGGCCGCCATGCTCGACGAGGAGGCCACGGTCAAGGTCTTCCGCCAGCGCGACGGTCACACCTGGCTGCTCCCCCGCAACAGCAACTTCGAGCCCATCCTCGGCGACTTCGCCACCGTCCTCGGCAAAGTGGTCGCCGTTCTCCGCGCGGTCTGAGCCCATCTCACGCGGTCTCGTCCCTCACCGAGTGGATCAGCACGAGATCGAACGCGACAGGCCGCTCCAGGACGACCCAGGGTGAGCGCGCGGCCGCGTCAGCGACCGCTCGCGAACATGTCGCGCGGCGCCGGGCAGGGACCGGCGACGCCCGTGGAGCCCGCGCGAAGCACGGGCCCCACGGCAGCTAGACACCCACGCGAGCGCGCACCAGGCGGGTGGCCTCCAAGACGTTGCGCAATGATGCAACGGTCTCGTCGTAGCCACGCGTCTTGAGACCGCAGTCGGGGTTCACCCACACCTGGCGCTCCGGGATCGACGCGAGCGCCTTCTCCAGCAGCTCGGTGACCTCCTCGACCGACGGCACGCGGGGCGAGTGGATGTCGTAGACGCCCGGGCCCACCCCGTGGTCGAAGCCGCTCGCCTCGATGTCCTGCACGACCTCCATGCGCGAGCGGGCCGCCTCGATGGAGGTGACGTCGGCGTCCAGCTTGCGGATGGCGTCGATCACCACACCGAACTCCGAGTAACAGAGGTGGGTGTGGATCTGGGTCGAGGCCCGCACCCCCGCGGTCGCCAGCTTGAACGATCCCACCGACCAGTCGAGGTAGGCGTTCTGGTCGCGCTTCTTCAGCGGCAGCAGCTCGCGGAGCGCCGGCTCGTCGACCTGCACGATGGGGATGCCCGCGGCTTCCAGGTCGTGGATCTCGTCGCGCAGCGCGAAGGCGACCTGGCGTGCGGTCTCACCGAGCGGCTGATCGTCGCGCACGAACGACCAGGCGAGGATGGTGACCGGTCCGGTGAGCATGCCCTTGACCGGCTTCGACGTGAGGCTCTGCGTGAACACCGACCAGTCGACCGTGATCGGGGCGGGCCGCGACACGTCGCCCCAGAGGATCGACGGTCGCGTGCAGCGGCTGCCGTAGGACTGCACCCAGCCGTTCTCGGTCACCGCGAACCCGTCGAGGTTCTCGGCGAAGTACTGCACCATGTCGTTGCGCTCGGGCTCCCCGTGCACGAGCACGTCGAGTCCGATCTCCTCCTGCAGCTCCACCACGCGACGGATCTCGTCGCGCATCAGCTCGCTGTAGTCGTCGGGTGAGAGCTCGCCCTTCACGAGACGCGCTCGGGCCCGGCGGATGTCGCCGGTCTGGGGGAACGACCCGATCGTGGTGGTGGGAAGGAAGGGCAAACCGAGCGCCGCTTCCTGGGCCTCGAGTCGGGCGGCGTAGGCGTCGCGCTCGAAGTCACCTCCGCTGAGGGCCGCTTCGCGCAACCGCACGTCACCGTCGCGCACACCCGGCGCGGCCAGGCGGTCGGCCAGAGCCGCGGTCGCCTGATCGAGCTCCTCTTCGATGACCACGCGCCCTCCGCTGAGTCCATGGGCGAGCGTCGCGATCTGTTGCACTTTCTGGTCGGCGAAGGCCAGCCAGCTCGCGAGGCGCGGGTCGAGCTTCGACTCGTCCTCGACGTCGTGCGGCAGGTGGAAGAGCGAAGTCGACGATGACACCGAGACGTTGAAGGTCAGCGCGCCGAGTGCCTCGAGCTTGTCGTAGGCGGCAGCCAGGTCGCCCCGCCAGATGTTGTGGCCGTCGATGACGCCGCCCACCAGCACGGTCTCGCCCAGGTGCCCGAGCGCGGGGTCGAGTGCGTTCGGCAGCGATCCGCGCACCAGGTCGAGCCCGATGGCTTCGACTCCGGATGCGACGAGCACCGGCAGCGCGTCGTCGAGACTGTTGTAAGCGGAGGCCACGAAGATCGACGGGCGCTCCCCCGTGGTCAACGTCGCGTAGGCGCTCTCGACCGCCGCCAGTGTCACGGCGCGCGGCACGTCGACGCTCTCACTGACGAGCCCGGACTCGTCGAGCTGCACCCACTCGGCGCCGGCCTCGGCCAGCGTCGCCAGCAGCTCCTGGTAGACCGGGAGCAGGTCGGCGAGGCGATCGAGCGGCTGGTAGCCCTCGGGGGCGTCGTCGCTCGCTTTGCTCAGCAGCAGGAAGGTCACCGGCCCCACGATCGAGGGCCGCGTGAGGTAGCCTTCGGCCTTCGCCTCGAGGAACTCGTCGAGGATGCGCTCGCTCGCCAGCGAGAAGGCCGTCTCCGGTCCGATCTCGGGCACGAGGTAGTGGTAGTTGCTGTCGAACCACTTGGTCATCTCGAGCGGTGCCCGGGATCCCTCGCCGCGTGCGATCGTGAAGTAGCCCGCGAGGTCGATCCGCCCGTCGGCGTCGACCAGGTCGGCGAAGCGGGAGGGCACGGCGCCCACCGTCACCGCCGCATCCAGCACCTGGTCGTAGTAGGAGAAGCTCTCGGGGATCGACGAGTCACTCTGGCCGAGGCCGAGCTCGACAAGCCGCTCGCGGGTGGCGGAACGAAGGCCCGCCGCCGTGCGCTCGAGTTGCTCGGCGCTGATCGATCCCGCCCAGAAGGCTTCGACGGCCTTCTTGAGTTCGCGGCGACGGCCGATGCGCGGGTAGCCGAGGATGGTGCCGGCAGGGAACGAGGTCTGGTTGCTCATGCGTATTCCTTGATCGGTGGGGAGGGGACGAGCCCGCACTCGCGGAGGACGGCGAGTGCGGCGTGGTGCTGGTTGAAGGTGTAGAGGTGGAGAGACGGGGCGCCACCGACGATCACGGTGCGGGCGAGATCGGAGGCGTGCGCGACCCCGATCCGGAAACGCACGTCATCGTCGGGAGCGTCCTCGAGCGAACGGATCAGGTCGACCGGAACGTCTTGACCGGAGAGCTCCGCGATGCGCCGCAGCCGGGTGGGCGTGGTGACCGGCATGATGCCGGGCACGATCGGCATCGTGACGCCGCCGTCGCGGGCGCGCTCCACGAAGCCGAGGTAGTCGTCGGCGTGGAAGAACAGTTGGGTGATCGCGAAGTCAGCGCCCGCGACCTGCTTGGCGAGCAACGCGTCGACGTCGTGAAAACCGGCGTTGCTCCGCGGATGCCCGTTCGGGAACGCCGCGACCGACACCTCGAGCCTCCGGCGTCCGTCTTTGACACGGGAGGCCCGGGGAAGGCCAGGAACGTCTTCTTCGATGTAGGGCATCCGCTCGGCCTGCACCCGATGGATCAGCTGCACCAACTCGCTCGCGCTCCCCAGGTCGCCCAGCACGACGTCGTCTTCGCTCGAACCCCGGGGCGGGTCGCCGCGCAGCGCGAGAAAGCTCGAGACACCTGCCTCGAGGAACTCGCGGATGACCGTGGTCGCCTCGGCATACGACGAGCCGACGCAAGTGAGATGAGCCAACGGCCGCACCGACGTGGTGTCGAGGATGTGGCGCAGCAGGTCGATCGACGCATCGCGGCTCGATCCGTTCGCTCCGTAAGTGACCGAGATGTACTCCGGATGCGCGGCCGCGAGCACCGCGACCGTCTCCCGCACCGCGCGAGTCGCCTGCTCGGTGCGCGGCGGGAACAGTTCGAAGGAGAACGGAACCGTGGGACAGTCGGGCTCCGAGCCGAGCGACGACGACGCGGCAGACGATGTGGACATCGGTCGTCCTCCCTGTCGCTCGTGCGCCGAACGCCTCGCGGAGGGGGACCGCTGCTTCGAGGCCGCACGCGACCACGGCGCATCCGGGAACCATCTCCGGTGGGAGGCGCATCGTGGGCGGATGCCGGGCTCGGCTGTCGCTCCTGCTGCCACGGATGCGGCAGCGAATGCCCCGACTCTAACAAGCGGGGGCGGGAGACGACAGAGCCGTGACCGAATGTGACAGGAAGCCCGCAGACGCGAAGAAGCCCGGGGCACGCTCCAGCGCACCCCGGGCTTCCGGCACGGTCAGCGAGTGACCGCGAACTCTTCCAACCGCTCCTCGAACTCCGGGTTCACGAGAGCCCGCACGTGAGTGCCGGCCTCCTCGTAATCGGTGCTGAGAACCGTGTTCTTCTCATGCAGCATGGTCACGACGTCACCGCGCTCGTAGGGCACGAGCAGGTCGACCTCGACGGTCGGCCTCGGAAGCATCTCGTCGATGGCCGCCAGCAGCTCCGGGATGCCTTCGCCGGTTCGGGCCGACACGAAGATCGCGTTCGGCTCGAGGCCGCGCAGCACCAGCCGGTCGTCGGGCGCGACCAGGTCGCTCTTGTTGAACACCACGATCTCCGGGATGCCGCGGGCGCCGGCGTCGCCGAGCACGTCGCGAACCGTCGTGATCTGGCTCGCCGGATCGGGATGCGATCCGTCGACCACGTGCACGACGACATCCGAACCGGCCACCTCTTCGAGGGTCGAACGGAATGCCTCGACCAGCTGGTGAGGCAGTTGCCGCACGAAACCCACGGTGTCGGCCAGCGTGTACGGCCGGCCATCGGCGGTCGAGGACTTGCGCACCGTGGCATCCAGCGTCGCGAACAATGCGTTCTCCACGAGCACGCCCGCGCTCGTCACCCGGTTGAGCAACGACGATTTGCCGGCATTGGTGTAACCGGCGATCGCGACGCTCGGCACGGCGTTGCGCACGCGGTTGGCCCGCTTCGCATCGCGCGCCGGCTTCATCTCCTTGATCTGCTTACGCAGCTTGGCCATCCGGGTGTGGATGCGGCGACGGTCGAGTTCGATCTTCGTCTCACCCGGTCCGCGCGAACCCATACCGGCGCCGGCGCCACCCACCTGGCCACCGGCCTGGCGGGACATCGACTCGCCCCACCCGCGAAGACGCGGGAGGAGGTATTCGAGTTGCGCGAGTTCGACCTGCGCTTTGCCCTCGCGGCTCTTGGCGTGCTGGCTGAAGATGTCGAGGATGACGGCCGTGCGGTCGATCACCTTGACCTTCACCACGTCTTCGAGCGCACGACGCTGGCTCGGGGCCAGCTCGGTGTCGGCGATGACGGTGTCGGCACCGAGCGACTGCACGATGGCGCGCAATTCCTCGGCCTTGCCTTTTCCGAAATAGGTGCTCGGGTCGGGATGCGGCCGGCGCTGCAGCAGGCCGTCGAGCACGACGGCTCCCGCGGTCTCGGCGAGGGCGGCGAGCTCGTGCAACGAGTTCTCCGCGTCGCCCAACGTGCCCTGCGAGTAGACGCCGATGATCACGACGTTCTCGAGCCGCAACTGGCGGTATTCGACCTCGGTGACGTCTTCGAGCTCGGTGGAGAGCCCGGCCACTCGCCGGAGCGACTGGCGGTCTTCGCGGTCGAACTGGTCGCCGTCGTAGTTGGCACCCGACGCATCCGCTGTCGCTGTTCCGATCGCATCGGGGCGCTGAAGCGCCTGCGCCGAACCGGTGGCGAACAGCGAGTAGCCGCTCGAGCGGCTCTCGGCGCTCGACAGCACGCGGGCGACGACGTCGTCGGTGGTGGTGGTGTCCGTGTCAACGGTCTCGTGGTCTGACATTGCAGCCAAGACTAGCCTCCTTGTTTGCTAGATTCCCTCTATGGATGGCGAGCACTACTTCTCTGCGCAACCGGCGGGAGAACTCTCCCTCCGTGAGATCGACGTCACCTTGGCCGGCGCTCCCTACCGCCTCACGACGGCGTCGGGCATCTTCAGTCCCGAACGGATCGACACCGGCACCCAGGTGCTGCTCGCGAACGTGCCCACTCCTCCGCCCGGCGGGAATCTGCTGGATCTCGGATGCGGATGGGGGCCGATCGCACTCTCACTCGCCCTGGAATCACCGCACGCGACGGTGTGGGCGGTCGACGTGAACGAGCGCGCTCTGGATCTGGTTCGTAGAAATTCTCACATCATGGGTCTGAAGAATATCAACGCCTGCCGCCCTGAGGATGTTCCCGATGGTCTCGGATTCATGACGATCCGGTCGAATCCGCCCATCCGCGTCGGAAAAGACGTGCTGCATTCGATGATGCGCACGTGGCTTCCGCGGCTGGAGGAGGGAGCGGATGCCTGGCTCGTCGTGCAGAAGAACCTCGGGTCGGATTCGCTGCAGCGCTGGCTCGAGGCGGAGTTCCCTTCGCTCGCGGTTTCGCGCACCGCCACCAGCAAGGCCTTCCGAGTGCTTCGGGTGCGGAACCGCTAGACCGTTAGATCGCCAGGTCGTTAGATCGCCAGGTCGCCCTCGAAGACGAGTTCCGCAGGGCCGGAGAGCGCGACGTGCTCGCCGTCTTCGGTGGGGAACATCCGCACTCCCACCACTCCGCCGGGAACGGCGACGCTCCAGTTGTTCGGCGCACCCTGGCCGGCCCAGTAGCGCGTGGCGAGGGCTGCCGCCGCAGCGCCCGTGCCGCAGGACAGCGTCTCGCCACTCCCCCGCTCGTGCACGCGCATCCTGATGTGACCGACGCCGTCACGCACGAGGGGCTCGCCGGGCACCACGAACTCGACGTTCGCACCCTCGATGGGCGCGGGCTCGAGGTGCGGGATGAAGGTGAGGTC
It encodes the following:
- the metE gene encoding 5-methyltetrahydropteroyltriglutamate--homocysteine S-methyltransferase; amino-acid sequence: MSNQTSFPAGTILGYPRIGRRRELKKAVEAFWAGSISAEQLERTAAGLRSATRERLVELGLGQSDSSIPESFSYYDQVLDAAVTVGAVPSRFADLVDADGRIDLAGYFTIARGEGSRAPLEMTKWFDSNYHYLVPEIGPETAFSLASERILDEFLEAKAEGYLTRPSIVGPVTFLLLSKASDDAPEGYQPLDRLADLLPVYQELLATLAEAGAEWVQLDESGLVSESVDVPRAVTLAAVESAYATLTTGERPSIFVASAYNSLDDALPVLVASGVEAIGLDLVRGSLPNALDPALGHLGETVLVGGVIDGHNIWRGDLAAAYDKLEALGALTFNVSVSSSTSLFHLPHDVEDESKLDPRLASWLAFADQKVQQIATLAHGLSGGRVVIEEELDQATAALADRLAAPGVRDGDVRLREAALSGGDFERDAYAARLEAQEAALGLPFLPTTTIGSFPQTGDIRRARARLVKGELSPDDYSELMRDEIRRVVELQEEIGLDVLVHGEPERNDMVQYFAENLDGFAVTENGWVQSYGSRCTRPSILWGDVSRPAPITVDWSVFTQSLTSKPVKGMLTGPVTILAWSFVRDDQPLGETARQVAFALRDEIHDLEAAGIPIVQVDEPALRELLPLKKRDQNAYLDWSVGSFKLATAGVRASTQIHTHLCYSEFGVVIDAIRKLDADVTSIEAARSRMEVVQDIEASGFDHGVGPGVYDIHSPRVPSVEEVTELLEKALASIPERQVWVNPDCGLKTRGYDETVASLRNVLEATRLVRARVGV
- a CDS encoding histidinol-phosphate transaminase; the encoded protein is MTSLDDLPIRDDLRGLSPYGAPHLHLPVELNVNENTHPIPEDVARDIIESIARELLTVNRYPDREFTALRDSLAGYLGAGLTRDNIWAANGSNEVLQQILMAFGGPGRSVLGFPPTYSMHSIIAAATGTRWIAGERDEGFEISPETAVDWIERTNPDIVFFCSPNNPTGTALGLDTIAAAYDATDGIVVVDEAYAEFTPSDEPDALSLLEGRPRLIVSRTMSKAFAFAGARLGYLAADPAVTDALRLVRLPYHLSALTQAAAVAALAHAPEMLAMVDDIKAQRDRIIEGLSALGYSPWPSASNFVLFGGVDDPEWLFDRLIERGIIIRNLSIPGHLRVSAGTQAETTAFLDAMRELTAESVERPLGRIVP
- the hflX gene encoding GTPase HflX; the encoded protein is MSDHETVDTDTTTTDDVVARVLSSAESRSSGYSLFATGSAQALQRPDAIGTATADASGANYDGDQFDREDRQSLRRVAGLSTELEDVTEVEYRQLRLENVVIIGVYSQGTLGDAENSLHELAALAETAGAVVLDGLLQRRPHPDPSTYFGKGKAEELRAIVQSLGADTVIADTELAPSQRRALEDVVKVKVIDRTAVILDIFSQHAKSREGKAQVELAQLEYLLPRLRGWGESMSRQAGGQVGGAGAGMGSRGPGETKIELDRRRIHTRMAKLRKQIKEMKPARDAKRANRVRNAVPSVAIAGYTNAGKSSLLNRVTSAGVLVENALFATLDATVRKSSTADGRPYTLADTVGFVRQLPHQLVEAFRSTLEEVAGSDVVVHVVDGSHPDPASQITTVRDVLGDAGARGIPEIVVFNKSDLVAPDDRLVLRGLEPNAIFVSARTGEGIPELLAAIDEMLPRPTVEVDLLVPYERGDVVTMLHEKNTVLSTDYEEAGTHVRALVNPEFEERLEEFAVTR
- the lexA gene encoding transcriptional repressor LexA, with amino-acid sequence MANDAGRTRRRKSLSDKQLAILDVIQRSVIARGYPPSMREIGDAVGLSSLSSVTHQLNQLELSGYLRRDPNRPRAMEVLIDVPGSDANQTPDIDSAPPVGDATLVPLVGRIAAGIPITAEQQVDEVFPLPRQLVGNGDLFMLKVVGESMIDAAICDGDWVVIRQQNTAENGDIVAAMLDEEATVKVFRQRDGHTWLLPRNSNFEPILGDFATVLGKVVAVLRAV
- a CDS encoding methylenetetrahydrofolate reductase; this translates as MSTSSAASSSLGSEPDCPTVPFSFELFPPRTEQATRAVRETVAVLAAAHPEYISVTYGANGSSRDASIDLLRHILDTTSVRPLAHLTCVGSSYAEATTVIREFLEAGVSSFLALRGDPPRGSSEDDVVLGDLGSASELVQLIHRVQAERMPYIEEDVPGLPRASRVKDGRRRLEVSVAAFPNGHPRSNAGFHDVDALLAKQVAGADFAITQLFFHADDYLGFVERARDGGVTMPIVPGIMPVTTPTRLRRIAELSGQDVPVDLIRSLEDAPDDDVRFRIGVAHASDLARTVIVGGAPSLHLYTFNQHHAALAVLRECGLVPSPPIKEYA
- the hisB gene encoding imidazoleglycerol-phosphate dehydratase HisB, producing MTEPRTAHLQRETSESSIDLTLDLDGTGVSDIQTSVPFYDHLLTAFAKHSLTDLTVRAKGDIEIDVHHTVEDVGIVLGQAIRQALGEKTGISRFGDALVPLDEALVQAVVDISGRPYLVHSGEPAGFEFHLIGGHFTGAMVRHVFEAITFNAGLTVHLTVLGGRDPHHIAEAEFKAFARAFRQAKALDPLVSGVPSTKGAL
- a CDS encoding LysM peptidoglycan-binding domain-containing protein; amino-acid sequence: MSYAAPLGTAHATRLRITSRGRKVLAVVIALPAITVLGLLAMFSGGSAIATGSAGSADFDYLTVQAGQSLWGIAETIAPDADPRDVIAEIMSLNQLHESSVQPGQRIAVPVDLAN
- a CDS encoding class I SAM-dependent methyltransferase; this translates as MDGEHYFSAQPAGELSLREIDVTLAGAPYRLTTASGIFSPERIDTGTQVLLANVPTPPPGGNLLDLGCGWGPIALSLALESPHATVWAVDVNERALDLVRRNSHIMGLKNINACRPEDVPDGLGFMTIRSNPPIRVGKDVLHSMMRTWLPRLEEGADAWLVVQKNLGSDSLQRWLEAEFPSLAVSRTATSKAFRVLRVRNR